The following are encoded in a window of Salinibacter ruber DSM 13855 genomic DNA:
- a CDS encoding aldehyde dehydrogenase family protein, giving the protein MAELEAAPNTARELLFGDEWEYAPAPQSADHVRLDDRYGPFIDGEFREVDEYFPSINPATEEPLAEVGLADEAVVDEAVGAARTAYESHWRDLPGKERAKYIYRIGRMIKEKSREFAVLESMDGGKPIRESRDMDIPLVAAHFFHYAGWADKLEYALPGPGRPRSLGVCGQIIPWNFPLLMAAWKLAPALATGNTVVLKPAETTPLTALKLAEVIQEAGLPPGVVNIVQGAGEVGSALVEHPDVDKIAFTGSTGVGKHIQKQLAGTKKRLTLELGGKGANIVFEDAPIDQAVEGIVDGIYFNQGHVCCAGSRLLVQESVAEEVTRKLRDRIATLRVGDPLDKNTDIGAINSKPQLEKIRRLVDVGEREGADKFQPECNLPDDGFWFPPTFFTNVTQSHRIAQEEIFGPVLSVTTFRTPEEAVERANNTEYGLASGIWSDKGSKLFSISQALKSGVVWGNTYNKFDPASPFGGYKESGFGREGGMHGLLPYLERPSQSWQPQTPTNGSPSTKPASSTSAGASPEPKADDT; this is encoded by the coding sequence ATGGCTGAACTAGAGGCCGCCCCCAACACCGCTCGCGAGCTGCTCTTCGGCGACGAATGGGAGTACGCCCCCGCCCCGCAGTCCGCCGACCACGTGCGCCTGGACGACCGCTACGGGCCCTTCATCGACGGGGAATTCCGGGAAGTGGACGAGTACTTCCCGTCGATCAACCCGGCCACGGAGGAGCCGCTCGCGGAGGTCGGCCTCGCCGACGAGGCCGTCGTCGACGAGGCCGTCGGGGCCGCCCGGACGGCGTACGAGTCGCACTGGCGCGACCTGCCCGGAAAAGAGCGGGCGAAATACATCTATCGGATCGGGCGGATGATCAAGGAAAAGTCCCGCGAGTTCGCGGTGCTGGAGTCGATGGACGGGGGCAAGCCGATCCGCGAGTCGCGCGACATGGACATCCCCCTGGTGGCGGCCCACTTCTTCCACTACGCCGGCTGGGCCGACAAGCTGGAGTACGCCCTGCCGGGCCCGGGCCGGCCCCGCTCGCTGGGCGTGTGCGGCCAGATCATCCCCTGGAACTTTCCGCTCCTGATGGCGGCGTGGAAGCTGGCCCCGGCCCTCGCTACGGGCAACACCGTCGTGCTGAAGCCCGCCGAGACGACGCCCCTCACGGCCCTCAAGCTCGCCGAGGTGATTCAGGAGGCGGGCCTGCCGCCCGGCGTCGTCAACATCGTGCAGGGGGCCGGCGAGGTGGGCTCCGCCCTCGTGGAGCACCCGGACGTCGACAAGATTGCGTTTACCGGCTCCACCGGGGTCGGCAAGCACATCCAGAAGCAGCTTGCCGGGACGAAGAAGCGCCTCACGCTGGAGCTGGGGGGGAAGGGGGCCAACATCGTCTTCGAGGACGCGCCCATCGACCAGGCCGTGGAGGGCATCGTGGACGGCATCTACTTCAACCAGGGGCACGTCTGCTGTGCGGGGTCGCGGCTGCTGGTCCAGGAGAGCGTGGCGGAGGAGGTGACCCGGAAGCTGCGGGACCGCATCGCGACGCTCCGGGTGGGCGACCCGCTCGACAAGAACACCGACATCGGGGCGATCAACTCGAAGCCACAGCTGGAGAAAATCCGCCGCCTCGTGGACGTCGGCGAGCGGGAGGGCGCCGACAAGTTCCAGCCGGAGTGCAACCTGCCGGACGACGGCTTCTGGTTCCCGCCCACGTTCTTCACCAACGTGACGCAGTCCCACCGCATCGCGCAGGAGGAGATTTTTGGTCCCGTCCTGTCGGTCACTACGTTCCGCACGCCCGAGGAGGCGGTCGAGCGCGCCAACAACACCGAGTACGGCCTCGCCTCTGGCATCTGGAGCGACAAGGGCTCGAAGCTCTTCTCGATCTCGCAGGCGCTGAAAAGCGGCGTGGTCTGGGGCAATACCTACAACAAGTTCGACCCCGCCAGCCCCTTCGGCGGCTACAAGGAAAGCGGCTTCGGCCGCGAGGGGGGCATGCACGGTCTTCTTCCGTACCTTGAACGTCCATCGCAGTCATGGCAGCCACAGACGCCCACGAACGGCTCCCCGTCTACAAAACCCGCAAGCTCTACATCGGCGGGGGCTTCCCCCGAACCGAAAGCGGACGATACATAA
- a CDS encoding aldehyde dehydrogenase family protein, translating into MAATDAHERLPVYKTRKLYIGGGFPRTESGRYITATDPTGEFVANICRASRKDFRDAVVEAREAQDGWSSRSAFNRGQILYRMGEMLESRRQAFVDTLVDTAGYAPDAAGAEVDAAIDRLVYYAGWTDKFSQVFGSINPVASSHFDFSVPEPSGVVAAFCPEAAPLLGLVSCLAPIIVPGNTVILVVENDAPTLALDLAEVLDTSDLPGGVVNILTGHREELREHVGGHRDVDAILSVGASTEERTILEREGAESVTRMEFRPGRSPAEWRADESQSPYWITPFVEFKTTWHPVGR; encoded by the coding sequence ATGGCAGCCACAGACGCCCACGAACGGCTCCCCGTCTACAAAACCCGCAAGCTCTACATCGGCGGGGGCTTCCCCCGAACCGAAAGCGGACGATACATAACCGCCACCGACCCAACCGGCGAATTCGTGGCCAACATCTGTCGCGCGTCGCGCAAGGACTTTCGAGATGCGGTCGTGGAGGCCCGCGAGGCCCAGGACGGCTGGAGTTCGCGGAGCGCCTTCAACCGCGGGCAGATCCTGTACCGGATGGGCGAGATGCTGGAGTCCCGCCGGCAGGCGTTCGTCGATACCCTGGTCGACACCGCCGGCTACGCCCCCGACGCGGCCGGGGCGGAGGTGGACGCGGCGATTGACCGGCTCGTCTACTACGCGGGCTGGACCGACAAATTTTCGCAGGTGTTTGGGAGCATCAATCCCGTGGCGAGCTCGCACTTCGACTTCTCCGTCCCCGAGCCGTCGGGCGTCGTCGCCGCCTTCTGTCCGGAGGCCGCGCCGCTCTTGGGGCTCGTCTCCTGCCTGGCCCCGATCATCGTGCCCGGCAACACGGTCATCCTGGTGGTGGAGAACGACGCCCCGACGCTGGCCCTCGACCTGGCGGAGGTGCTCGACACGAGTGACCTGCCGGGTGGGGTCGTCAACATTCTCACGGGCCACCGGGAGGAACTCCGGGAGCACGTGGGGGGGCACCGCGACGTAGACGCCATTCTGAGCGTCGGCGCGTCGACCGAAGAGCGCACCATCCTGGAGCGGGAAGGGGCCGAGAGCGTCACGCGGATGGAGTTTCGCCCGGGTCGCTCGCCGGCCGAGTGGCGGGCCGATGAGAGCCAGTCGCCCTACTGGATCACGCCGTTTGTCGAGTTTAAGACCACCTGGCACCCGGTTGGGCGTTGA
- a CDS encoding SPOR domain-containing protein yields the protein MHRRSPFAILALAVVLGACTGASQTSGQEGPAEPEPAEAAPSVAEYETFDPSAYDARPPERTVEVTHQVPDRLLQGRADEGVQQTVEGFRVQVFSARDKQAAQDFQVKVRQWWEENKAEAPTAVLGNEPPIVVQYSQPYYRVRMGAFAERDAAEEALAFVRSAYPNAFISRGTVTVTR from the coding sequence ATGCATCGTCGCTCGCCCTTCGCCATTCTCGCGCTGGCCGTCGTGCTGGGCGCCTGCACCGGGGCGTCACAGACCTCCGGGCAGGAAGGTCCCGCTGAGCCGGAGCCCGCAGAGGCGGCCCCGTCGGTGGCCGAGTACGAAACGTTCGACCCGTCGGCGTACGACGCCCGCCCGCCGGAGCGCACTGTAGAGGTGACCCACCAGGTGCCCGATCGCCTGTTGCAGGGGCGGGCGGACGAGGGCGTGCAGCAAACGGTTGAGGGCTTCCGGGTGCAGGTGTTCTCGGCGCGGGACAAGCAGGCGGCGCAGGACTTTCAGGTGAAGGTCCGGCAGTGGTGGGAGGAGAACAAAGCGGAGGCCCCGACTGCGGTCTTGGGGAATGAGCCGCCCATTGTTGTGCAGTACTCGCAGCCCTACTACCGGGTGCGGATGGGGGCCTTTGCCGAGCGCGACGCGGCCGAAGAAGCCCTTGCGTTCGTCCGGAGTGCGTACCCGAACGCCTTTATTTCTCGGGGTACGGTGACGGTGACGAGGTAG
- a CDS encoding pyridoxal phosphate-dependent decarboxylase family protein: MSPQSSPAADALLHRALQHVEDWEQSWGAFDRHDALGVDPDRLDAAFDEYLERLEGNYPFHHPRYAGQMLKPPHPVACAAYAAAQRINPNNHALDGGSPTSQMEKEVVADLAGMLGLPDASLGHLTGGGTVANLEALWVARELHPDQAVAVADNAHYTHGRMGDVLDVEVVPVPADAHGRIDLDALDRVLEQHAIGTVVLTAGTTGLGTVDPIHDAIPLCRAHDARVHVDGAYGGFFRLLTEPDAPDIPNFPAERFRAIEDADSVAIDPHKHGLQPYGCGCILFRDPAVGRFYQHDSPYTYFTSDDLHLGEISLECSRAGAAAGALWCTLKALPLKPDDGLGPILAACMRAARTWTDAVADTDALHVVAPPETDIVSYVPATSESSLSAVHEASQALFDAAMNDPDDPIFTSVYRLSADALTTLRPSLHADRDEAAVLRSVLMKPEHETYAPDLVDRLANKAQSLDSAAP; this comes from the coding sequence GTGTCCCCGCAATCCTCCCCTGCCGCCGACGCCCTCCTTCACCGCGCCCTCCAGCACGTCGAGGACTGGGAACAGTCCTGGGGCGCGTTCGACCGCCACGACGCCCTCGGCGTCGATCCGGACCGCCTCGACGCCGCCTTCGACGAGTACCTGGAGCGCCTGGAGGGCAACTACCCGTTCCACCACCCGCGCTACGCCGGGCAGATGCTGAAGCCGCCCCACCCGGTCGCCTGTGCGGCGTACGCGGCGGCCCAGCGCATCAACCCCAACAACCACGCGCTCGACGGCGGCTCGCCCACCAGCCAGATGGAAAAGGAGGTCGTGGCGGACCTGGCCGGCATGCTCGGGCTGCCCGACGCCAGCCTCGGCCACCTCACCGGCGGCGGCACCGTGGCGAACCTGGAGGCGCTCTGGGTGGCGCGCGAGCTCCATCCGGACCAGGCCGTCGCGGTGGCGGACAACGCCCACTACACCCACGGCCGCATGGGCGACGTGCTCGACGTAGAGGTGGTGCCGGTGCCGGCGGACGCCCACGGCCGGATCGACCTGGACGCCCTCGACCGCGTGCTGGAGCAGCACGCGATCGGGACCGTCGTGCTGACGGCCGGGACGACCGGACTCGGCACGGTGGACCCAATCCACGACGCAATCCCGCTGTGCAGGGCGCACGACGCTCGGGTTCACGTCGATGGCGCGTACGGCGGCTTTTTCCGGCTGCTGACGGAGCCGGACGCGCCCGACATTCCGAACTTTCCCGCGGAGCGGTTTCGCGCAATCGAAGACGCCGACTCCGTCGCCATTGATCCGCACAAACACGGCCTGCAGCCGTACGGCTGCGGGTGCATTCTCTTCCGCGACCCGGCGGTGGGGCGCTTCTACCAGCACGACTCGCCCTACACCTACTTCACGTCCGACGACCTGCACCTCGGCGAGATCAGCCTGGAGTGCTCACGAGCCGGGGCGGCGGCCGGGGCGCTCTGGTGCACGCTCAAGGCGCTGCCCCTGAAGCCGGACGACGGCCTCGGCCCCATCCTGGCCGCCTGCATGCGGGCGGCCCGCACCTGGACCGACGCGGTGGCGGACACCGATGCCCTCCACGTCGTGGCGCCCCCGGAGACCGACATCGTCTCGTACGTGCCGGCCACATCGGAATCGTCCCTCTCCGCCGTCCACGAGGCAAGCCAGGCCCTCTTCGACGCGGCCATGAACGACCCGGACGATCCCATCTTTACCAGCGTGTATCGGCTCTCCGCGGACGCACTGACGACCCTGCGGCCGTCGCTCCACGCCGATCGGGACGAGGCCGCCGTCCTGCGCAGCGTCCTCATGAAGCCGGAGCACGAGACGTACGCCCCCGATCTGGTGGACCGACTCGCGAACAAGGCCCAGTCGCTCGATTCCGCCGCACCGTGA
- a CDS encoding NAD(P)/FAD-dependent oxidoreductase — MRYDADVIVVGAGLAGACAAFTLSRDHRVRVLESDEPASGASGAAAGLVNPFMGRRARPIWRLREALDAVPTLLDEAGAPALFPDTGVLRPAVEPDQVAPFQDAAETHPDLATWLSPATVRDRYPAVQPDRGALFVPRGGAVNVGAMVDALLEAAQARGATIETQAPVLYWRETPGAAVVEVDRGDDTEALRADRVLLALGQGYPPFPELRRLGLDGVKGQTVRVRRPKPLSNSLPPMSGRGYIVPEGDTLVLGSNYENNFDDLSPTPDATAYIQEKTSDLIPGVQHAEVRGEVAGVRVKHSATNRPLLGPLPRRERLWAFTALGSKGLLTAPILALNLPNLLNSPGKIPDTVSTRGG, encoded by the coding sequence ATGCGTTACGACGCCGACGTAATCGTCGTGGGCGCGGGCCTGGCCGGGGCCTGTGCGGCCTTCACCCTGAGCCGCGACCACAGGGTCCGCGTGCTGGAGTCGGACGAGCCCGCGTCCGGGGCCTCCGGGGCCGCCGCGGGCCTCGTCAACCCGTTCATGGGGCGCCGCGCCCGCCCCATCTGGCGCCTGCGCGAGGCCCTGGACGCCGTGCCGACGCTCCTAGACGAGGCCGGTGCCCCGGCGCTTTTTCCCGACACCGGCGTGCTCCGGCCCGCCGTGGAGCCCGATCAGGTCGCCCCCTTCCAGGACGCCGCCGAGACGCATCCGGACCTCGCCACCTGGCTCTCCCCGGCCACGGTTCGGGACCGATATCCCGCCGTGCAGCCCGACCGCGGCGCCCTCTTCGTTCCCCGGGGCGGCGCCGTGAACGTCGGGGCGATGGTCGACGCGCTGCTGGAGGCGGCACAGGCCCGCGGGGCGACAATCGAGACGCAGGCGCCGGTGCTCTACTGGCGCGAGACGCCCGGCGCCGCGGTGGTGGAGGTCGACCGCGGCGACGACACCGAAGCGCTGCGGGCCGACCGCGTGCTCCTGGCGCTCGGGCAGGGCTATCCCCCGTTTCCGGAACTACGGCGACTGGGACTGGACGGCGTGAAGGGCCAGACCGTCCGCGTCCGCCGCCCGAAGCCCCTCTCGAACTCCCTCCCGCCGATGTCGGGACGGGGCTACATCGTGCCCGAGGGCGACACGCTGGTCCTCGGGAGCAATTACGAAAACAACTTCGACGACCTCTCGCCCACCCCCGACGCCACGGCCTACATCCAGGAGAAAACCAGTGACCTGATTCCGGGGGTACAGCACGCCGAGGTGCGGGGCGAGGTGGCAGGGGTGCGGGTGAAGCACTCGGCAACGAACCGGCCGCTCCTTGGCCCCCTCCCCCGCCGCGAGCGGCTCTGGGCGTTCACCGCCCTCGGCTCGAAGGGCCTGCTCACCGCCCCTATCCTTGCCCTCAACCTCCCCAACCTCCTCAATTCTCCCGGCAAAATCCCCGACACTGTCTCCACGCGAGGGGGGTAA
- the thiO gene encoding glycine oxidase ThiO — protein sequence MTRDVLIVGGGTVGLSIGFELVRRGTPVTLFEKETAGRGTSYQAAGMLAPDAEIEFEERELYDFNRESLRRWPDFADRVEAASGQSVDYRDEGTLIVADDRDAAEALERLYEFQRDQGLDVEWLTGAEARDVEPFVAPSLAAAVYAPSDHQVDNRRLVGALRTAFKAEGGTLHEETPVEAVVPDEDVPAVRTAGGERIEGNRVVVAAGVWSRELDGLTPDATPPVRPVKGQSLQLRSKRPFDLQHVIRGPEAYLAPKSDGRIVMGATSEEMGFDTTVTAGGLYDLLEGGWEVVPGIRDLPVDETWAGLRPASRDHAPLLGRSAAPGVLMATGHYRHGILLTPITAEEMARLIRTGETSDWLRPFSPRRFSDAKSPTRSA from the coding sequence ATGACCCGAGACGTGCTGATTGTTGGGGGCGGCACCGTCGGACTGAGCATCGGCTTTGAGCTCGTCCGTCGCGGCACGCCCGTGACCCTCTTCGAAAAAGAGACGGCGGGGCGCGGCACCTCGTACCAGGCCGCGGGCATGCTGGCCCCCGACGCCGAGATCGAATTCGAGGAGCGGGAGCTCTACGACTTCAACCGGGAAAGCCTGCGGCGTTGGCCCGACTTTGCCGACCGGGTGGAGGCCGCATCCGGCCAGTCGGTCGACTACCGCGACGAAGGGACGCTCATCGTGGCCGATGACCGCGACGCCGCCGAGGCGCTGGAGCGGCTTTACGAGTTCCAGCGAGACCAGGGCCTGGACGTGGAGTGGCTCACCGGGGCGGAAGCGCGCGACGTGGAGCCGTTCGTGGCCCCGAGCCTCGCCGCCGCCGTGTACGCCCCGTCGGACCACCAGGTCGACAACCGCCGCCTTGTGGGGGCCCTGCGGACGGCGTTCAAGGCGGAGGGGGGCACGCTGCACGAGGAAACCCCCGTCGAGGCCGTCGTGCCGGACGAGGACGTGCCGGCGGTCCGGACGGCCGGCGGCGAGCGCATCGAAGGGAATCGGGTCGTGGTGGCGGCGGGCGTCTGGTCCCGCGAGCTGGACGGCCTCACGCCCGATGCGACGCCCCCGGTGCGTCCCGTGAAGGGACAGTCGCTTCAATTGCGCAGCAAGCGCCCATTTGACCTTCAGCACGTGATTCGGGGGCCGGAGGCGTACCTGGCCCCCAAAAGCGACGGACGGATCGTCATGGGGGCCACGAGCGAGGAAATGGGCTTCGACACGACGGTGACGGCGGGAGGGCTCTACGACCTCCTGGAAGGCGGATGGGAGGTCGTGCCGGGCATCCGCGACCTGCCGGTCGACGAGACGTGGGCCGGACTGCGGCCCGCGAGCCGCGATCACGCGCCTCTCCTGGGGCGGTCGGCCGCACCCGGGGTGCTCATGGCGACCGGGCACTACCGGCACGGGATTCTGCTGACGCCCATCACGGCCGAGGAGATGGCGCGACTGATTCGCACCGGAGAAACCTCGGACTGGCTCCGGCCGTTTTCTCCCCGTCGTTTTTCTGATGCCAAGTCCCCGACGAGGTCCGCATGA
- the thiS gene encoding sulfur carrier protein ThiS codes for MSSPTDSSIPVTVNGDGRTVPEDYPLTELLRDLEIDPDNEDEAAGVAVALNESVVRRQDWEDVRLAEEDSIEIIQAQPGG; via the coding sequence ATGAGCTCCCCGACCGACTCCTCCATTCCCGTGACGGTCAACGGGGACGGGCGCACTGTGCCCGAGGACTATCCGTTGACCGAGCTGCTTCGGGACCTGGAGATCGACCCCGACAATGAGGACGAGGCCGCCGGGGTCGCCGTGGCGCTCAACGAGAGCGTGGTCCGCCGCCAGGACTGGGAGGACGTGCGGCTGGCCGAGGAGGACTCGATTGAGATCATTCAGGCGCAGCCGGGCGGGTGA
- a CDS encoding thiazole synthase — MSDVTHANGAVANEADDALVIGDHSFSSRILVGTSRYPNPQVMLDALEATGTELVTVAIRRVNIENPAPESHLDLLRRGGYEVLPNTAGCYTAREAVLTARLAREALGTDLLKLEVIGDDETLMPDVEQLLDAAKTLVDDGFTVLAYANDDPITCRKLADLGCAAVMPLGSPIGSGMGIVNPYNLRIIREMIEDTPLIVDAGIGTASDAVTAMELGYDGILVNTAIAQAQHPVDMGRAMRKAVEAGRSAHRAGRIPRRLYAEASSSMEGRIGT, encoded by the coding sequence ATGAGTGACGTCACGCACGCCAACGGAGCGGTCGCGAACGAGGCGGACGACGCCCTCGTGATTGGCGACCATTCCTTCTCGTCCCGCATTCTCGTCGGGACGAGCCGCTACCCGAACCCGCAGGTCATGCTCGATGCCCTGGAGGCGACCGGCACCGAGCTGGTCACGGTCGCCATCCGGCGGGTCAACATCGAGAACCCGGCCCCCGAGAGTCACCTCGATCTTCTCCGCAGGGGGGGATACGAGGTGCTGCCGAACACGGCGGGCTGCTACACGGCCCGCGAGGCGGTCCTGACGGCCCGGCTCGCGCGGGAGGCCCTGGGCACGGACCTGCTCAAACTGGAGGTGATCGGGGACGACGAGACGCTCATGCCGGATGTGGAGCAGCTGCTCGATGCCGCCAAGACGCTCGTCGACGACGGCTTCACGGTCCTCGCCTACGCCAACGACGACCCCATCACGTGCCGCAAGCTGGCGGACCTTGGGTGCGCGGCCGTCATGCCCCTCGGATCGCCCATCGGAAGCGGCATGGGCATCGTCAACCCGTACAACCTGCGCATCATCCGTGAGATGATCGAGGACACGCCCCTGATCGTCGACGCCGGGATTGGCACGGCCAGCGACGCCGTGACGGCGATGGAGCTGGGCTACGACGGCATCCTGGTCAATACGGCGATTGCGCAGGCGCAGCACCCGGTCGACATGGGCCGCGCGATGCGCAAGGCGGTCGAGGCGGGACGGAGTGCCCATCGCGCCGGACGCATCCCACGGCGTCTGTATGCGGAGGCGTCGTCGTCCATGGAGGGGCGCATTGGAACGTGA
- a CDS encoding thiamine phosphate synthase, whose protein sequence is MAALPYPRLALIADGFTNDARADRAVEAVRAGVRWVHLRDHEASPEAFATAAHALADRLQTAADDVTITVNTRVDVADALGSGAHIGWRGPSVGETRERLGPEALIGYSAHEHVEAEGDRTQGVDYYFFSPVFPTTSKPDRPPTGIGPLRAFCRVAAPVPVLALGGITPERVSVCREAGAHGVAVLSGIMNVDTPRAAARAYLRALAEHA, encoded by the coding sequence ATGGCCGCCCTTCCGTATCCCCGCCTGGCACTCATCGCCGACGGCTTCACGAACGACGCCCGGGCCGACCGGGCGGTCGAGGCGGTGCGGGCAGGGGTGCGCTGGGTGCACCTTCGTGATCACGAGGCGAGTCCGGAGGCGTTTGCGACGGCGGCGCACGCCCTCGCAGACCGGCTCCAGACCGCGGCCGACGACGTCACGATCACGGTGAACACCCGCGTCGATGTGGCCGACGCGCTCGGGAGCGGGGCACACATCGGATGGCGTGGGCCTTCGGTGGGGGAGACCCGCGAGAGGCTCGGACCGGAGGCCCTCATCGGCTACTCCGCCCACGAGCACGTGGAGGCGGAAGGAGACCGGACGCAGGGGGTTGATTATTACTTCTTCAGTCCGGTCTTTCCAACCACCAGCAAGCCGGACCGGCCCCCAACAGGGATTGGTCCGCTCCGTGCCTTCTGCCGCGTTGCGGCCCCGGTGCCCGTGCTTGCCCTGGGCGGCATTACCCCCGAACGGGTCTCGGTATGCCGGGAGGCCGGCGCCCACGGGGTGGCCGTGCTTTCGGGAATTATGAACGTAGACACGCCCCGTGCCGCGGCCCGGGCGTACCTCCGCGCACTTGCCGAACACGCGTAG
- the thiD gene encoding bifunctional hydroxymethylpyrimidine kinase/phosphomethylpyrimidine kinase: MSTKPVALTIAGSDSGGGAGIQADLKAMEANGVFGASALAAVTAQNTEEVSRAHDLPPSLVATQIDAVVGDMDVKAAKTGMLSAPPIIETVADRVATHDLRPFVVDPVMISKTGFKLLQDEAIDTLVNDLLPLATLVTPNVHEAEHLTDVEIDTPDDLRAAGAALLEYGPDAVLVKGGHLSGADDAVDVLVDGETGRRFQAPRIDTEHTHGTGCTYASAIAAHLAKGHDLGAAVDRAKRYVTGAIRHALPLGHGRGPTNHFFHLDPEAALADADTAAASTEPLADSVNTS; this comes from the coding sequence ATGTCCACGAAACCCGTAGCCCTTACCATCGCCGGTAGCGACTCCGGAGGCGGTGCCGGCATCCAGGCCGACCTCAAGGCCATGGAGGCCAACGGCGTGTTTGGGGCCTCGGCCCTCGCAGCCGTCACGGCACAGAACACCGAAGAAGTTTCGCGGGCGCACGACCTGCCGCCGTCCCTCGTGGCCACCCAGATTGACGCCGTCGTGGGCGACATGGACGTAAAGGCCGCCAAGACCGGAATGCTCTCGGCGCCCCCCATCATCGAGACGGTGGCCGACCGCGTGGCGACCCACGACCTGCGCCCGTTCGTGGTCGATCCGGTCATGATCTCGAAGACGGGCTTCAAGTTGCTACAGGACGAGGCCATCGACACGCTGGTCAATGACCTGCTTCCCCTGGCCACCCTCGTTACGCCGAACGTCCACGAGGCGGAGCACCTGACCGACGTGGAGATCGACACGCCCGACGATCTGCGGGCGGCCGGGGCGGCCTTGCTCGAGTACGGCCCGGACGCCGTGCTCGTCAAGGGGGGGCACCTGTCCGGGGCCGACGATGCGGTGGACGTGCTCGTGGACGGCGAGACAGGGCGGCGCTTTCAGGCCCCGCGGATCGATACGGAGCACACCCACGGCACCGGTTGCACCTACGCCTCCGCCATCGCAGCTCACCTGGCGAAGGGGCACGACCTGGGCGCGGCCGTCGACCGGGCGAAGCGGTACGTAACCGGTGCCATCCGCCACGCCTTGCCGCTCGGACACGGCCGGGGGCCCACGAACCACTTTTTTCACCTCGATCCCGAGGCGGCCCTTGCCGACGCCGACACGGCCGCCGCGTCGACGGAGCCGCTGGCCGACAGCGTGAACACTTCGTAA